A single region of the Zygotorulaspora mrakii chromosome 4, complete sequence genome encodes:
- the SNF7 gene encoding ESCRT-III subunit protein SNF7 (similar to Saccharomyces cerevisiae SNF7 (YLR025W); ancestral locus Anc_2.422) has product MLSYFFGGSNGSSAKSKDLPKKAIVELREQINLLSKKQSHLQTQIVNQENEARTFLSKNNKNMAKNSLKKKKIYEAQSAKLDGQIDLLEQQLFSIESANLNLETMRAMKQGAKAMKTMHNGLDIDKVDETMDEIREQVELGEEISDAISRPMYTGVNEVDEDELDEELDMLAQESVPVKETKATEQMNLPNVPDDKIKSTSREELSKEAEDEEDEDERALRELQMEMGLQ; this is encoded by the coding sequence ATGTtatcttatttttttgggGGATCAAATGGCTCCAGCGCTAAGAGTAAAGACCTGCCCAAGAAGGCCATAGTGGAATTAAGAGAGCAGATAAATCTGCTCTCGAAGAAGCAGAGTCATTTGCAGACACAGATAGTGAATCAGGAGAATGAGGCACGCACATTTCTCAGCAAAAACAACAAGAATATGGCCAAAAActctttgaagaagaaaaaaatatatgaaGCGCAATCGGCCAAGCTGGATGGACAAATAGATTTGCTGGAACAGCAACTGTTCTCGATCGAAAGTGCTAATTTGAACCTCGAAACCATGAGGGCGATGAAACAAGGTGCAAAAGCCATGAAAACCATGCATAACGGGCTGGATATAGATAAGGTGGACGAGACGATGGATGAGATCAGAGAACAGGTTGAGCTGGGTGAAGAGATCAGCGACGCGATATCCAGACCGATGTATACTGGTGTCAATGAAGTGGATGAGGATGAGCTAGACGAAGAGCTTGATATGTTAGCACAAGAGTCCGTGCCTGTAAAGGAAACAAAAGCTACAGAACAGATGAACCTACCCAATGTTCCTGatgataaaataaaatcgaCAAGTCGTGAGGAGCTAAGCAAGGAAGCTGAGGATgaggaggatgaagatgaacGTGCATTAAGAGAATTACAAATGGAAATGGGTCTGCAATAA